The Gammaproteobacteria bacterium DNA window GGGGCCCGTAACCAATTTTTAGAATTGGTCGTCACTGCATTAGGCAATAGCATGCAGCAGCAACCGGATAAAGAGCAACAATCGGCGTTGGATCATAATCCGTTAATCTTTAAACCGTCGGAGCAAAAACTTGCCGCGTTCACCAGTCAATCTCGTTTGGCGATGGAATTACCTGCCAGCCAGTATATGGCTCCGGCGTTAAGTTATTTAGCGGATAAAGCCAATTATCAACAGTGGCAAGAATTAGGTTTTCAAGGCTTAGCGGATATTGCTAGCCGCTTAAATGAAAATGATAATCTTGATATTGTGGTCAATGCTATATCGTCGCTGCCAGCCGAATCCTTTTGTGCCTTATGTTGTTGCTTAGAAAACAGTTCCATAGATCAGCACTTAGCCACTAAGCTATTAGAGATCCTTAGCGATGCGTTAGCAACCAACAACATCAGTATTGCTATTCATGCTTTAAGAGCGCTATCACATGCAACAGATCTATCTCAGCAACGAGCAGCATTACAATTGGCC harbors:
- a CDS encoding DUF3549 family protein, whose translation is MDNINSISEFLLQAGSQYRIFDMGRRVQKISTELFLDFEHGNSPYPYPIQQHALVAVLFWNKNQNDNHYVWFLKLPLDEQGLLMQGARNQFLELVVTALGNSMQQQPDKEQQSALDHNPLIFKPSEQKLAAFTSQSRLAMELPASQYMAPALSYLADKANYQQWQELGFQGLADIASRLNENDNLDIVVNAISSLPAESFCALCCCLENSSIDQHLATKLLEILSDALATNNISIAIHALRALSHATDLSQQRAALQLALNSELIKEQLDVVVILAARYWAVLNTTQAAVSYLEAVVEVSAEPDVFHQLFGDLVTIPQTRVHFLNALRHPHRSNKLASAIALLIGG